Proteins co-encoded in one Brassica oleracea var. oleracea cultivar TO1000 chromosome C4, BOL, whole genome shotgun sequence genomic window:
- the LOC106336912 gene encoding stomatal closure-related actin-binding protein 2-like isoform X1, with the protein MMISQTSCFWEERLKNYNKTKDKIPTMTKVCPEMHEKKVCEAVVVVEAISADVSFASNQFPSYKLGPDDQIVDEPKENEKHPSVKDVVDKETGDLSDQHKRLSVRDLACKFDKNLAAAAKLVDEAKLSEVTSLEGHVMLKKLRDALESMRGRMDGRNKEAVEKAISMVEALAVKLTQHEGGFIQEKAEVKKLASFLKQASEDAKKLVNQERSFACAEIESAKTLVMRLGGAFEKQEISSKASRAQGPNVEKLVEEVQEARRIKRMHQPTKVMGMQHELRDLKSQIQEKSAYSIKLQREIAIIKRAEGSKTCPYVLDGAQSLGSCLKIRASSDSNASDISKCSFQWYRAASESSRREAISGANQSVYAPEPYDVGRVIQADILCNGQKFTVTTEGPINTASGLQSRVESLMRKSNSEFTVVISQMNGQDHVSRSHVFTVGKSRVKLSRGWITKAREIYSNSMQLCGVRGNANAHAKALFWQPRKGLSFLLTFESEQERNAAIVLSRKYAYDCNVTLVGQDD; encoded by the exons ATGATGATCAGTCAAACGAGCTGTTTTTGGGAAGAGAGACTCAAAAATTACAACAAGACCAAAG ATAAGATTCCGACAATGACTAAAGTATGTCCTGAAATGCACGAAAAGAAAGTGTGTGAAGCAGTAGTGGTAGTTGAAGCAATTTCAGCAGATGTGAGCTTTGCTTCTAACCAGTTTCCATCATACAAGCTAGGACCTGATGATCAGATTGTTGATGAGCCTAAAGAAAATGAAAAACATCCATCTGTTAAAGATGTAGTCGACAAAGAAACAGGAGATTTGTCTGATCAGCACAAGCGGCTTTCAGTTCGTGACCTTGCTTGCAAATTCGACAAGAATCTAGCTGCAGCTGCTAAACTAGTTGATGAG GCAAAGTTGAGTGAGGTGACTTCATTGGAAGGACATGTTATGCTAAAGAAACTTAGAGATGCTTTAGAATCCATGAGAGGTCGTATGGATGGACGTAACAAGGAAGCAGTTGAAAAAGCTATCTCTATG GTTGAGGCTCTAGCAGTTAAGTTAACTCAACATGAAGGTGGGTTTATTCAAGAAAAGGCTGAAGTGAAGAAACTGGCAAGCTTCCTTAAGCAG GCTTCAGAAGATGCAAAGAAGTTAGTAAACCAGGAACGTTCGTTTGCTTGTGCTGAAATAGAGAGTGCAAAGACTCTTGTGATGAGACTTGGAGGAGCATTTGAAAAACAGGAGATTTCTTCTAAAGCTTCTCGAGCTCAGGGTCCG AATGTGGAGAAACTGGTTGAGGAAGTTCAGGAGGCTAGAAGAATCAAAAGGATGCATCAACCAACCAAG GTGATGGGCATGCAACATGAGCTTCGTGATTTAAAGAGTCAAATCCAAGAGAAGTCTGCATATTCCATTAAGCTTCAAAGAGAG ATAGCAATAATCAAGAGAGCAGAAGGGTCCAAGACATGTCCTTATGTTCTAGATGGTGCACAAAGTCTTGGCTCGTGCCTAAAGATACGTGCCTCCTCAGATAGTAATGCTTCAGATATTTCCAAATGTTCATTCCAGTGGTACCGTGCAGCATCTGAGTCTAGTCGTAGAGAAGCTATATCTG GTGCCAACCAATCAGTATATGCTCCAGAACCATATGATGTGGGGAGGGTAATACAAGCAGACATACTTTGTAACGGTCAGAAGTTCACTGTTACAACAGAGGGTCCAATTAATACTG CTTCTGGCTTGCAATCACGTGTTGAATCACTCATGCGCAAATCTAACAGTGAATTCACC GTGGTTATATCACAGATGAATGGGCAAGATCATGTATCGCGATCTCACGTCTTTACTGTCGGAAAGTCGAGGGTAAAGCTGTCTCGAGGATGGATCACAAAGGCTAGAGAAATATATTCAAACTCCATGCAG TTATGTGGAGTGAGAGGCAATGCTAATGCTCATGCAAAAGCATTGTTCTGGCAACCAAGAAAGGGTCTAAGTTTCTTGCTGACTTTTGAGTCGGAACAAGAACGTAATGCAGCTATTGTTCTCTCCCGGAAATACGCATATGACTGCAAT GTTACTCTGGTTGGGCAAGACGATTGA
- the LOC106336912 gene encoding stomatal closure-related actin-binding protein 2-like isoform X2, protein MTKVCPEMHEKKVCEAVVVVEAISADVSFASNQFPSYKLGPDDQIVDEPKENEKHPSVKDVVDKETGDLSDQHKRLSVRDLACKFDKNLAAAAKLVDEAKLSEVTSLEGHVMLKKLRDALESMRGRMDGRNKEAVEKAISMVEALAVKLTQHEGGFIQEKAEVKKLASFLKQASEDAKKLVNQERSFACAEIESAKTLVMRLGGAFEKQEISSKASRAQGPNVEKLVEEVQEARRIKRMHQPTKVMGMQHELRDLKSQIQEKSAYSIKLQREIAIIKRAEGSKTCPYVLDGAQSLGSCLKIRASSDSNASDISKCSFQWYRAASESSRREAISGANQSVYAPEPYDVGRVIQADILCNGQKFTVTTEGPINTASGLQSRVESLMRKSNSEFTVVISQMNGQDHVSRSHVFTVGKSRVKLSRGWITKAREIYSNSMQLCGVRGNANAHAKALFWQPRKGLSFLLTFESEQERNAAIVLSRKYAYDCNVTLVGQDD, encoded by the exons ATGACTAAAGTATGTCCTGAAATGCACGAAAAGAAAGTGTGTGAAGCAGTAGTGGTAGTTGAAGCAATTTCAGCAGATGTGAGCTTTGCTTCTAACCAGTTTCCATCATACAAGCTAGGACCTGATGATCAGATTGTTGATGAGCCTAAAGAAAATGAAAAACATCCATCTGTTAAAGATGTAGTCGACAAAGAAACAGGAGATTTGTCTGATCAGCACAAGCGGCTTTCAGTTCGTGACCTTGCTTGCAAATTCGACAAGAATCTAGCTGCAGCTGCTAAACTAGTTGATGAG GCAAAGTTGAGTGAGGTGACTTCATTGGAAGGACATGTTATGCTAAAGAAACTTAGAGATGCTTTAGAATCCATGAGAGGTCGTATGGATGGACGTAACAAGGAAGCAGTTGAAAAAGCTATCTCTATG GTTGAGGCTCTAGCAGTTAAGTTAACTCAACATGAAGGTGGGTTTATTCAAGAAAAGGCTGAAGTGAAGAAACTGGCAAGCTTCCTTAAGCAG GCTTCAGAAGATGCAAAGAAGTTAGTAAACCAGGAACGTTCGTTTGCTTGTGCTGAAATAGAGAGTGCAAAGACTCTTGTGATGAGACTTGGAGGAGCATTTGAAAAACAGGAGATTTCTTCTAAAGCTTCTCGAGCTCAGGGTCCG AATGTGGAGAAACTGGTTGAGGAAGTTCAGGAGGCTAGAAGAATCAAAAGGATGCATCAACCAACCAAG GTGATGGGCATGCAACATGAGCTTCGTGATTTAAAGAGTCAAATCCAAGAGAAGTCTGCATATTCCATTAAGCTTCAAAGAGAG ATAGCAATAATCAAGAGAGCAGAAGGGTCCAAGACATGTCCTTATGTTCTAGATGGTGCACAAAGTCTTGGCTCGTGCCTAAAGATACGTGCCTCCTCAGATAGTAATGCTTCAGATATTTCCAAATGTTCATTCCAGTGGTACCGTGCAGCATCTGAGTCTAGTCGTAGAGAAGCTATATCTG GTGCCAACCAATCAGTATATGCTCCAGAACCATATGATGTGGGGAGGGTAATACAAGCAGACATACTTTGTAACGGTCAGAAGTTCACTGTTACAACAGAGGGTCCAATTAATACTG CTTCTGGCTTGCAATCACGTGTTGAATCACTCATGCGCAAATCTAACAGTGAATTCACC GTGGTTATATCACAGATGAATGGGCAAGATCATGTATCGCGATCTCACGTCTTTACTGTCGGAAAGTCGAGGGTAAAGCTGTCTCGAGGATGGATCACAAAGGCTAGAGAAATATATTCAAACTCCATGCAG TTATGTGGAGTGAGAGGCAATGCTAATGCTCATGCAAAAGCATTGTTCTGGCAACCAAGAAAGGGTCTAAGTTTCTTGCTGACTTTTGAGTCGGAACAAGAACGTAATGCAGCTATTGTTCTCTCCCGGAAATACGCATATGACTGCAAT GTTACTCTGGTTGGGCAAGACGATTGA
- the LOC106337134 gene encoding E3 ubiquitin-protein ligase RING1-like, translating to MSSGRNTHWCHRCQRAVRLHGPDPVCSYCGGGFVEELDTPQALAANPFDMFRSHRDVDPAFDLMDAFSAFMRNRLADRELRGRSIASRPESFPGLAPLLIFGGQVPYRDNAVEALFSNGSPGISITRGNTGDYFFGPGLEELFEQLSTRRGPPPAPRSSIDALPTVKIAQRHLRSSDSNCPVCKEEFELGAEAKQMPCNHIYHSDCIVPWLVQHNSCPVCRQELPSGGSSSENRSTTTRNYRSTSNSNERRNPFSSLWPFRSSGSSSNNNTQNRGGTRNSDASDENHNYHHQQQQQQQQSHMGYSGWPFD from the coding sequence ATGTCAAGCGGTAGAAACACCCACTGGTGTCACAGATGCCAGCGTGCTGTCCGGCTTCACGGCCCGGACCCTGTATGTTCTTACTGTGGAGGAGGATTCGTTGAGGAGCTCGACACGCCTCAAGCCTTAGCCGCCAACCCATTTGATATGTTTAGATCTCACAGGGACGTTGATCCCGCTTTTGATCTCATGGATGCTTTCTCCGCGTTTATGAGGAACCGCTTAGCCGACCGAGAACTCAGAGGAAGATCCATCGCCTCTCGTCCTGAAAGCTTCCCAGGCTTAGCTCCTTTGTTGATCTTTGGTGGTCAGGTTCCTTATAGAGACAATGCAGTCGAAGCTCTCTTCAGTAACGGCTCGCCTGGCATTAGCATCACGCGCGGTAACACCGGCGACTACTTCTTCGGCCCTGGTCTTGAAGAACTCTTTGAGCAGCTCTCTACTCGCCGTGGCCCGCCGCCTGCTCCTAGATCTTCAATAGATGCGTTGCCAACCGTCAAGATAGCGCAGAGGCATCTCAGGTCGTCGGACTCGAACTGTCCTGTGTGCAAAGAGGAGTTCGAGTTGGGAGCAGAGGCGAAACAGATGCCGTGTAACCATATCTATCATTCTGACTGTATCGTCCCGTGGCTGGTTCAGCACAACTCATGCCCTGTCTGTCGCCAAGAGCTGCCATCAGGAGGTTCAAGCAGTGAAAACAGAAGCACCACCACCAGGAACTACAGAAGTACTAGTAACAGCAATGAAAGGAGGAACCCTTTCTCTTCCTTGTGGCCGTTCCGGTCGTCTGGTTCAAGCTCAAACAACAACACTCAAAACCGTGGAGGCACGAGAAACTCTGACGCAAGTGATGAGAACCATAACTATCATCACCAGCAACAGCAACAGCAACAGCAGTCACATATGGGTTACAGTGGCTGGCCTTTTGATTAG
- the LOC106342570 gene encoding 4-alpha-glucanotransferase DPE2 isoform X2: MMNLGSLSLTTTAKSSKPMVSLSFWIPYFTHWGQSLLVCGSAPGLGSGNVKKGLLLKPSQQEDQLVWSGSVSVPPGFTCDYCYYVVDDLKNVLRTEFGMKRKLVVPEALTGGESVQLRDLWQSGDQALPFRSAFKDVIFRNTGDVGVEKPLGVFENKSDQDDSIVVQFKICCPDVGEGTLVYVLGTSGKLGKWKVENGLKLSYVGDSMWEGDCLIPKAEFPIKYRYCKVPKDGSIGLESGGNRELTLHSSSNKQEYIVMSDGLFREMPWRGAGVAVPMFSVRSEDDVGVGEFLDLKLLVDWSVDSGLHLVQLLPVNDTSVHKMWWDSYPYSSLSVFALHPLYLRVQALSQSLPADIKEEIEKAKKQLDKNDVDYEATMETKLSIAKKIFDLEKDQTLSSSSFQKYFSENEGWLKPYAAFCFLRDFFETSDHSQWGTFSDYTEDKLEKLTSKDSLHYNTICFHYYIQYHLHVQLSEASEYARKRGVVLKGDLPIGVDRNSVDTWVNKNLFRMNTSTGAPPDYFDKNGQNWGFPTYNWEEMSKDNYGWWRARLTQMGNYFTAYRIDHILGFFRIWELPAHAMTGLVGKFRPSIPLSQEELEKEGIWDFDRLSKPYVQKKFLEEKFGDFWPFIASNFLNETQKDMYEFKEDCNTEKKIAAKLKSLAAKSLLLENEDKVRRDVFDILRNVVLIKDPEDARKFYPRFNIEDTSSFQDLDEHRNVLKRLYYDYYFHRQEDLWRKNALKTLPALLNASNMLACGEDLGLVPACVHPVMKELALVGLRIQRMPSESDVEFGVPSNYDYMTVCAPSCHDCSTLRAWWEEDEERRQRYFKEVIGLDAIPPSQCVPEITHFILRQHVEAPSMWAIFPLQDMLALKEEYTARPAKEETINDPTNPKHYWRYRVHVTLDSLMKDVDLKSTIKNLVSSSGRSVPASGEDVNNKK, encoded by the exons ATGATGAATCTAGGATCGCTTTCTTTGACCACCACCGCCAAGTCGAGTAAGCCAATGGTTAGCCTTAGCTTCTGGATACCGTATTTCACTCACTGGGGGCAGAGCCTTCTGGTCTGTGGCTCGGCTCCTGGACTTGGCTCCGGGAATGTTAAAAAGGGTTTGCTGCTAAAGCCCTCTCAGCAAGAGGACCAGCTTGTCTGGAGTGGTTCTGTTTCTGTCCCTCCTGGGTTTACCTGTGACTACTGTTACTATGTTGTGGATGACTTGAAGAATGTGCTGAGGACTGAGTTTGGGATGAAGAGGAAACTTGTCGTGCCTGAGGCATTGACTGGTGGAGAGTCTGTACAGCTTCGTGATCTCTGGCAG AGTGGTGATCAAGCTCTACCGTTTAGAAGCGCCTTTAAAGATGTTATCTTTCGCAACACTGGTGATGTGGGAGTTGAAAAACCTCTAGGGGTATTTGAGAATAAGTCTGATCAAGATG ATTCAATTGTTGTCCAATTCAAGATCTGTTGTCCAGACGTTGGAGAGGGAACATTG GTGTATGTTCTAGGCACCTCAGGGAAGTTGGGGAAATGGAAAGTTGAAAATGGACTTAAACTCAGCTATGTTGGTGATTCCATGTGGGAAGGAGATTGCTTGATCCCTAAAGCAGAGTTTCCTATCAAATATAGATACTGTAAAGTTCCGAAGGACGGTAGCATAGGTCTTGAATCTGGTGGCAACCGAGAGCTTACGCTTCACTCATCCAGTAACAAACAGGAGTACATTGTCATGTCAGATGGTTTGTTTCGA GAAATGCCATGGAGGGGTGCTGGTGTTGCTGTCCCCATGTTCTCCGTTAGATCAGAAGATGACGTTGGTGTGGGAGAGTTTCTCGATCTGAAGCTGCTTGTTGACTGGTCTGTAGATTCCGGGTTGCATCTAGTACAACTTTTACCAGTTAATGACACGTCCGTGCATAAGATGTGGTGGGACTCGTACCCTTACAG TTCCCTATCTGTGTTTGCATTGCATCCATTATATCTTAGAGTACAGGCTCTCTCTCAAAGTTTGCCAGCAGACATAAAG GAAGAAATTGAGAAGGCAAAGAAGCAACTGGACAAGAAT GATGTTGATTATGAGGCTACTATGGAAACTAAGCTTTCAATTGCCAAGAAGATCTTCGACCTCGAGAAAGACCAGACGTTGAGCTCGAGCTCTTTCCAGAAATACTTCTCTGAGAACGAG GGCTGGTTGAAACCATATGCAGCTTTCTGCTTTCTCCGTGACTTTTTCGAGACTTCAGATCATAGCCAGTGGGGTACCTTCTCTGACTACACAGAAGATAAG CTTGAAAAGTTGACATCCAAGGACAGCTTGCACTACAACACTATATGCTTCCACTACTACATCCAGTACCACTTACATGTACAG TTGTCAGAAGCATCAGAATATGCAAGGAAGAGAGGAGTCGTGCTGAAAGGAGATCTACCTATTGGCGTTGACAGAAACAGTGTCGACACGTGGGTTAACAAGAATCTGTTTCGCATGAATACATCAACAGGGGCACCTCCAGACTATTTTGACAAAAATGGTCAGAACTGGGGATTTCCTACTTACAACTGGGAGGAAATGTCAAAAGACAACTATGGTTGGTGGCGTGCTCGCTTAACACAG ATGGGAAACTATTTCACTGCCTATAGGATTGATCATATTTTAGGATTCTTCCGAATCTGGGAGCTTCCAGCCCATGCTATGACTGGTTTAGTGGGGAAGTTCCGTCCATCTATTCCGTTAAGTCAG GAAGAGTTGGAAAAAGAGGGAATATGGGATTTTGATCGGTTAAGCAAGCCTTATGTCCAGAAGAAGTTTCTTGAG GAGAAATTTGGAGATTTCTGGCCATTTATTGCGTCAAATTTTCTTAATGAAACTCAGAAGGACATGTACGAG TTCAAGGAGGACTGCAACACAGAGAAGAAGATTGCAGCAAAGCTGAAGTCATTAGCTGCAAAATCTTTGTTGCTAGAAAATGAAGACAAAGTTCGTCGTGATGTCTTCGACATCTTACGG AATGTTGTTCTGATCAAAGATCCAGAGGATGCAAGAAAATTCTATCCTCGCTTCAACATTGAGGATACTTCAAGTTTCCAGGATTTGGATGAACATAG AAATGTTCTGAAGAGACTATACTATGACTACTATTTCCATCGCCAAGAAGATCTATGGAGGAAAAATGCTTTGAAAACCTTGCCTGCTCTGTTAAATGCCTCTAATATGCTGGCGTGTGGAGAGGATCTCGGTCTCGTTCCAGCTTGTGTACATCCT GTTATGAAAGAACTGGCTTTGGTTGGTCTGCGCATCCAGCGCATGCCTAGTGAGTCTGATGTGGAGTTTGGGGTTCCATCTAACTATGACTACATGACG GTGTGTGCTCCTTCATGCCACGACTGCTCTACACTGAGAGCTTGGTGGGAAGAGGATGAAGAGAGAAGACAACGGTACTTCAAGGAAGTGATTGGCCTAGATGCAATCCCTCCAAGTCAGTGTGTTCCAGAGATAACCCATTTTATCTTGAGGCAACATGTTGAGGCTCCATCTATGTGGGCTATTTTCCCACTTCAG GATATGTTGGCTCTGAAAGAAGAGTACACTGCTCGCCCTGCAAAAGAAGAGACGATCAATGACCCCACAAACCCCAAACATTACTGGAGATACC GCGTACACGTGACGTTGGACTCGCTTATGAAGGACGTGGACTTGAAATCAACCATCAAGAACCTCGTTTCTAGCAGCGGAAGATCTGTTCCTGCTTCGGGCGAAGACGTTAACAACAAGAAATGA
- the LOC106342570 gene encoding 4-alpha-glucanotransferase DPE2 isoform X1 gives MMNLGSLSLTTTAKSSKPMVSLSFWIPYFTHWGQSLLVCGSAPGLGSGNVKKGLLLKPSQQEDQLVWSGSVSVPPGFTCDYCYYVVDDLKNVLRTEFGMKRKLVVPEALTGGESVQLRDLWQSGDQALPFRSAFKDVIFRNTGDVGVEKPLGVFENKSDQDDSIVVQFKICCPDVGEGTLVYVLGTSGKLGKWKVENGLKLSYVGDSMWEGDCLIPKAEFPIKYRYCKVPKDGSIGLESGGNRELTLHSSSNKQEYIVMSDGLFREMPWRGAGVAVPMFSVRSEDDVGVGEFLDLKLLVDWSVDSGLHLVQLLPVNDTSVHKMWWDSYPYSSLSVFALHPLYLRVQALSQSLPADIKEEIEKAKKQLDKNDVDYEATMETKLSIAKKIFDLEKDQTLSSSSFQKYFSENEGWLKPYAAFCFLRDFFETSDHSQWGTFSDYTEDKLEKLTSKDSLHYNTICFHYYIQYHLHVQLSEASEYARKRGVVLKGDLPIGVDRNSVDTWVNKNLFRMNTSTGAPPDYFDKNGQNWGFPTYNWEEMSKDNYGWWRARLTQMGNYFTAYRIDHILGFFRIWELPAHAMTGLVGKFRPSIPLSQEELEKEGIWDFDRLSKPYVQKKFLEEKFGDFWPFIASNFLNETQKDMYEFKEDCNTEKKIAAKLKSLAAKSLLLENEDKVRRDVFDILRNVVLIKDPEDARKFYPRFNIEDTSSFQDLDEHSKNVLKRLYYDYYFHRQEDLWRKNALKTLPALLNASNMLACGEDLGLVPACVHPVMKELALVGLRIQRMPSESDVEFGVPSNYDYMTVCAPSCHDCSTLRAWWEEDEERRQRYFKEVIGLDAIPPSQCVPEITHFILRQHVEAPSMWAIFPLQDMLALKEEYTARPAKEETINDPTNPKHYWRYRVHVTLDSLMKDVDLKSTIKNLVSSSGRSVPASGEDVNNKK, from the exons ATGATGAATCTAGGATCGCTTTCTTTGACCACCACCGCCAAGTCGAGTAAGCCAATGGTTAGCCTTAGCTTCTGGATACCGTATTTCACTCACTGGGGGCAGAGCCTTCTGGTCTGTGGCTCGGCTCCTGGACTTGGCTCCGGGAATGTTAAAAAGGGTTTGCTGCTAAAGCCCTCTCAGCAAGAGGACCAGCTTGTCTGGAGTGGTTCTGTTTCTGTCCCTCCTGGGTTTACCTGTGACTACTGTTACTATGTTGTGGATGACTTGAAGAATGTGCTGAGGACTGAGTTTGGGATGAAGAGGAAACTTGTCGTGCCTGAGGCATTGACTGGTGGAGAGTCTGTACAGCTTCGTGATCTCTGGCAG AGTGGTGATCAAGCTCTACCGTTTAGAAGCGCCTTTAAAGATGTTATCTTTCGCAACACTGGTGATGTGGGAGTTGAAAAACCTCTAGGGGTATTTGAGAATAAGTCTGATCAAGATG ATTCAATTGTTGTCCAATTCAAGATCTGTTGTCCAGACGTTGGAGAGGGAACATTG GTGTATGTTCTAGGCACCTCAGGGAAGTTGGGGAAATGGAAAGTTGAAAATGGACTTAAACTCAGCTATGTTGGTGATTCCATGTGGGAAGGAGATTGCTTGATCCCTAAAGCAGAGTTTCCTATCAAATATAGATACTGTAAAGTTCCGAAGGACGGTAGCATAGGTCTTGAATCTGGTGGCAACCGAGAGCTTACGCTTCACTCATCCAGTAACAAACAGGAGTACATTGTCATGTCAGATGGTTTGTTTCGA GAAATGCCATGGAGGGGTGCTGGTGTTGCTGTCCCCATGTTCTCCGTTAGATCAGAAGATGACGTTGGTGTGGGAGAGTTTCTCGATCTGAAGCTGCTTGTTGACTGGTCTGTAGATTCCGGGTTGCATCTAGTACAACTTTTACCAGTTAATGACACGTCCGTGCATAAGATGTGGTGGGACTCGTACCCTTACAG TTCCCTATCTGTGTTTGCATTGCATCCATTATATCTTAGAGTACAGGCTCTCTCTCAAAGTTTGCCAGCAGACATAAAG GAAGAAATTGAGAAGGCAAAGAAGCAACTGGACAAGAAT GATGTTGATTATGAGGCTACTATGGAAACTAAGCTTTCAATTGCCAAGAAGATCTTCGACCTCGAGAAAGACCAGACGTTGAGCTCGAGCTCTTTCCAGAAATACTTCTCTGAGAACGAG GGCTGGTTGAAACCATATGCAGCTTTCTGCTTTCTCCGTGACTTTTTCGAGACTTCAGATCATAGCCAGTGGGGTACCTTCTCTGACTACACAGAAGATAAG CTTGAAAAGTTGACATCCAAGGACAGCTTGCACTACAACACTATATGCTTCCACTACTACATCCAGTACCACTTACATGTACAG TTGTCAGAAGCATCAGAATATGCAAGGAAGAGAGGAGTCGTGCTGAAAGGAGATCTACCTATTGGCGTTGACAGAAACAGTGTCGACACGTGGGTTAACAAGAATCTGTTTCGCATGAATACATCAACAGGGGCACCTCCAGACTATTTTGACAAAAATGGTCAGAACTGGGGATTTCCTACTTACAACTGGGAGGAAATGTCAAAAGACAACTATGGTTGGTGGCGTGCTCGCTTAACACAG ATGGGAAACTATTTCACTGCCTATAGGATTGATCATATTTTAGGATTCTTCCGAATCTGGGAGCTTCCAGCCCATGCTATGACTGGTTTAGTGGGGAAGTTCCGTCCATCTATTCCGTTAAGTCAG GAAGAGTTGGAAAAAGAGGGAATATGGGATTTTGATCGGTTAAGCAAGCCTTATGTCCAGAAGAAGTTTCTTGAG GAGAAATTTGGAGATTTCTGGCCATTTATTGCGTCAAATTTTCTTAATGAAACTCAGAAGGACATGTACGAG TTCAAGGAGGACTGCAACACAGAGAAGAAGATTGCAGCAAAGCTGAAGTCATTAGCTGCAAAATCTTTGTTGCTAGAAAATGAAGACAAAGTTCGTCGTGATGTCTTCGACATCTTACGG AATGTTGTTCTGATCAAAGATCCAGAGGATGCAAGAAAATTCTATCCTCGCTTCAACATTGAGGATACTTCAAGTTTCCAGGATTTGGATGAACATAG TAAAAATGTTCTGAAGAGACTATACTATGACTACTATTTCCATCGCCAAGAAGATCTATGGAGGAAAAATGCTTTGAAAACCTTGCCTGCTCTGTTAAATGCCTCTAATATGCTGGCGTGTGGAGAGGATCTCGGTCTCGTTCCAGCTTGTGTACATCCT GTTATGAAAGAACTGGCTTTGGTTGGTCTGCGCATCCAGCGCATGCCTAGTGAGTCTGATGTGGAGTTTGGGGTTCCATCTAACTATGACTACATGACG GTGTGTGCTCCTTCATGCCACGACTGCTCTACACTGAGAGCTTGGTGGGAAGAGGATGAAGAGAGAAGACAACGGTACTTCAAGGAAGTGATTGGCCTAGATGCAATCCCTCCAAGTCAGTGTGTTCCAGAGATAACCCATTTTATCTTGAGGCAACATGTTGAGGCTCCATCTATGTGGGCTATTTTCCCACTTCAG GATATGTTGGCTCTGAAAGAAGAGTACACTGCTCGCCCTGCAAAAGAAGAGACGATCAATGACCCCACAAACCCCAAACATTACTGGAGATACC GCGTACACGTGACGTTGGACTCGCTTATGAAGGACGTGGACTTGAAATCAACCATCAAGAACCTCGTTTCTAGCAGCGGAAGATCTGTTCCTGCTTCGGGCGAAGACGTTAACAACAAGAAATGA